A part of Entelurus aequoreus isolate RoL-2023_Sb linkage group LG03, RoL_Eaeq_v1.1, whole genome shotgun sequence genomic DNA contains:
- the LOC133645159 gene encoding transmembrane protein 229b-like — protein MATAILQPPVPLMVLCRWYLYAIHGYFCKVVFMAAWEFAVHSEWKFPGLTSAWALFIYGTCILAVERMYLYLRGHCHVLVRCLIYTLWTYMWELSTGLLLRQFHACPWDYSAFRYNFLGLITAEYVVPCFCASFVVERLLIRNTLRLRYHQGNEDGWGRNYISWLPNNNSFFKRD, from the coding sequence ATGGCGACCGCGATCCTGCAACCTCCCGTGCCGCTGATGGTGCTCTGCCGCTGGTACCTGTACGCCATCCACGGCTACTTCTGCAAGGTCGTGTTCATGGCGGCGTGGGAGTTCGCCGTGCACTCCGAGTGGAAGTTCCCGGGCTTGACGAGCGCCTGGGCGCTCTTCATCTACGGCACGTGCATCCTGGCGGTGGAGCGCATGTACCTGTACCTGCGCGGGCACTGCCACGTGTTGGTGCGCTGCCTCATCTACACGCTGTGGACGTACATGTGGGAGCTGAGCACGGGGCTGCTGCTGCGCCAGTTCCACGCCTGCCCCTGGGACTACTCCGCCTTCCGCTACAACTTCCTGGGCCTGATCACGGCCGAGTACGTGGTGCCGTGCTTCTGCGCCTCCTTCGTCGTGGAGCGCCTGCTCATCCGCAACACGCTGCGCCTGCGCTACCATCAGGGCAACGAAGACGGCTGGGGGCGGAACTACATCAGCTGGTTGCCCAACAATAACAGCTTCTTCAAAAGGGACTGA
- the LOC133645168 gene encoding transmembrane protein 229b-like, producing MATAILQPPVPLTAQSRWYLYVIHGYFCKVMSMAAWEFAVQSDWKFPGVTSLWTLFIYGTCILVMERIYLYLRGQCHVLVRCLIYTLWTYMWELSTGLLLRQFHACPWDYSAFRYNFMGLIAAEYAVPCFCASFVVERLVIRNTLRLRYNQSNDDGWGRNYIGWLSGINSFFKME from the coding sequence ATGGCGACCGCGATCCTGCAGCCTCCCGTGCCGCTGACGGCGCAGTCCCGCTGGTACCTGTACGTCATCCATGGCTACTTTTGCAAGGTCATGTCCATGGCGGCGTGGGAGTTCGCCGTGCAGTCCGACTGGAAGTTCCCGGGCGTGACGAGCCTATGGACGCTCTTCATCTACGGCACGTGCATCCTGGTGATGGAGCGCATTTACCTGTACCTGCGCGGGCAATGCCACGTGTTGGTGCGCTGCCTCATCTACACGCTGTGGACGTACATGTGGGAGCTGAGCACGGGGCTGCTGCTGCGCCAGTTCCACGCCTGCCCCTGGGACTACTCCGCCTTCCGCTACAACTTCATGGGCCTGATCGCGGCCGAGTATGCGGTGCCGTGCTTCTGCGCCTCCTTCGTCGTGGAGCGCCTGGTCATCCGCAACACGCTGCGTCTGCGCTACAATCAGAGCAACGACGACGGCTGGGGGCGGAACTACATCGGCTGGTTGTCCGGCATTAACAGCTTCTTCAAAATGGAGTGA
- the LOC133645176 gene encoding transmembrane protein 229b-like, whose translation MATTILQPPVPLMVLCRWYLYAIHGYFCKVVFTAAWEFAVHSEWKFPGVTSLWTLFVYGTCILAVERMYLYLRGQCHVLVRCLIYTLWTYMWELSTGLLLRQFHACPWDYSAFRYNFLGLITAEYALPCFCASFVVERLLIRNTLRLRYHQGNDDGFGRSYFSGLMSSNNSFLKWE comes from the coding sequence ATGGCGACCACGATCCTGCAGCCTCCCGTGCCGCTGATGGTGCTCTGCCGCTGGTACCTGTACGCCATCCACGGCTACTTCTGCAAGGTGGTGTTCACGGCGGCGTGGGAGTTCGCCGTGCACTCCGAGTGGAAGTTCCCGGGCGTGACGAGCCTGTGGACGCTCTTCGTCTACGGCACGTGCATCCTGGCGGTGGAGCGCATGTACCTGTACCTGCGCGGGCAATGCCACGTGTTGGTGCGCTGCCTCATCTACACGCTGTGGACGTACATGTGGGAGCTGAGCACGGGGCTGCTGCTGCGCCAGTTCCACGCCTGCCCCTGGGACTACTCCGCCTTCCGCTACAACTTCCTGGGCCTGATCACGGCCGAGTACGCGCTGCCGTGCTTCTGCGCCTCCTTCGTGGTGGAGCGCCTGCTCATCCGCAACACGCTGCGCCTGCGCTACCATCAGGGCAACGACGACGGCTTCGGGCGGAGCTACTTCAGCGGCTTGATGTCCAGCAATAACAGCTTCCTCAAATGGGAGTGA